One genomic region from Gossypium hirsutum isolate 1008001.06 chromosome D13, Gossypium_hirsutum_v2.1, whole genome shotgun sequence encodes:
- the LOC107937285 gene encoding caffeic acid 3-O-methyltransferase, with the protein MPDSRTLRVPYILLQNYGKLKVRMMSSQQSTTKEEEDCLRAIQYATSTVLPFALKAAVDLDLFEIIAKSGPGSMVSAAEIVSKLPAKNPKAPEIIDRILRFLTAHSVLDCKLVTDEDGNTTRVYGIASIGRYFAQNEDGISLVPMLHLTMDRHMMECWNFLKEATLEGGLSFVRGFGVDIFEMAAKDRNLANTFNHSMSNHTAIVMNKVLQIYKGFEGLTQVVDVGGGWGTNLKLIISKYPRIKGINFDLPFVVKDAPNIPGVEHVGGDMFNKVPNAEVIFMKWILHDWGDKECLKLLRNCYEAISECGKVIVVESVLPELPTPNIVTATTLSFDVGMLHLLPGGKERTFKEFETLFVQAGFAAFKPICRVYNYWVIELLKNVNNSPQ; encoded by the exons AATTACGGGAAACTAAAAGTCAGGATGATGAGTTCACAACAAAGTACAACAAAGGAAGAGGAAGATTGCTTACGGGCAATTCAATACGCTACTTCAACAGTGCTTCCTTTTGCTTTGAAAGCCGCCGTTGATCTTGATTTATTCGAGATTATAGCGAAATCGGGTCCAGGTTCCATGGTTTCTGCTGCTGAGATTGTCTCCAAACTTCCAGCTAAGAACCCTAAGGCTCCCGAAATCATCGATCGTATACTTCGATTTCTGACGGCCCATTCGGTCTTGGATTGCAAGCTTGTTACTGATGAAGACGGAAACACGACGAGAGTATATGGTATTGCTTCTATCGGCAGATACTTTGCTCAAAATGAAGATGGAATTTCCTTAGTTCCAATGCTGCATTTGACTATGGATAGACATATGATGGAGTGTTG GAACTTCTTGAAAGAAGCAACATTGGAAGGTGGGTTGTCATTTGTGAGGGGATTTGGAGTGGACATTTTCGAGATGGCTGCAAAAGATAGAAATTTAGCCAATACTTTCAACCACTCAATGTCCAACCACACTGCCATAGTCATGAATAAAGTCCTACAAATCTACAAGGGTTTTGAAGGATTAACCCAAGTGGTTGATGTGGGAGGAGGATGGGGCACAAATCTTAAGCTCATTATTTCAAAGTACCCTCGAATTAAGGGCATTAACTTTGACTTGCCCTTTGTTGTTAAAGATGCACCCAATATTCCAG GTGTGGAGCATGTAGGAGGAGATATGTTCAACAAAGTTCCTAATGCAGAAGTTATTTTTATGAAG TGGATACTTCACGATTGGGGAGACAAAGAATgcttgaaattgctaagaaattgTTATGAAGCAATATCAGAATGTGGAAAAGTGATAGTAGTGGAATCAGTATTGCCAGAACTGCCCACGCCTAATATTGTCACAGCCACAACACTCAGTTTTGATGTGGGAATGCTTCATTTGCTCCCTGGTGGAAAGGAAAGAACATTCAAAGAGTTTGAGACATTGTTTGTTCAAGCTGGTTTCGCTGCTTTCAAACCTATTTGTCGTGTTTACAATTATTGGGTCATTGAATTGTTGAAAAATGTGAACAATTCACCACAATAG